The genomic region AAACAACTTAAGCCAAATTAAGAGAAAGTTCCGGAGGAATAAGCATAATTAACGTTACTTAATTAGTGATTAATTATGACGATCATCACTTCTTCAAGAAACCCTGAGCCACCTTAAGGTAACCCCCAACCCCACCTGATCCACCCTCCTCCTCTTCATCCTCCTTTTTCCTAGTCTCATGCTCTCCGCTCACCGGATAGTTCTCATCATCGTCCTTTCTCTCCTTCCCCACGCTAGACTTATAAGACTCAGAAGAGTTGTGACTTCCTCCTCCGCCGCTTCCACCGTCACCGCCGCTGCCGTACTTGCGGAGCATATCCTCGGCCTTACCAACATAACTCCCAAGTCCTTCTTTCTCGTCCAGCTTGCCATAGTGTGCGGCACCGCTTAAGATGTTACTAGCAGCCTCGGAAACCCTAGCTCTGTCGATATTTTCGTCGCCCCCTTTGTTCATTGAAGATTTGGCCGCTTCCGCCACAATCTTCGCACTCGACATCAGCTCACTCGTCGTCGGTGCCGCACGTCCCGGCTTCCCGTGGAGACCCTCCGTGGCGGACTTTCTCTCGCCGCCGTACTGATCTTCCTGGTCTTTGTCCCCGTAACCTCCAGACCCGTGGCGACCCTCCGTCGTGGATTTTCTCTCGCCACCGTACTGATCTTCCTGGTCTTTGTCCCCGTAACCTCCAGACCCGTGGCGACCCTCCGTCGCGGATTTTCTCTCGCCACCGTACTGATCTTCCTGGTCTTTGTCCCCGTAACCTCCAGACCCGTGGCGACCCTCCGTCGCGGATTTTCTCTCGCCACCGTATTGATCTTCCTGGTCTTTGTCCCCGTAACCTCCGGAAGAGAAAGCTGCTGAAAGCCGATCCATTAATGAGTGAAGAAAGGTAGAAGTGCTTTTGCTTGTGAGGAGGGTTTGCTAAAACGGGTAGAAGCTGATGATATTTAAACTGACTTGCTCTTGCTTTATGGGTAGATGGATGGATAATTGGATATATTTATGATTGTCGGTAGTGCTTTCACTTGGTGATGATAGAATCCACGTTTCATTTTAAAAGCAGAAATGCAAAAGGACATCTGTCGGCAAGAGAAAATTTTTATTATGATCGAAATACGGGTAATATATTATATGTTATTATGTCAATGATGAAATAAacgtgtt from Pyrus communis chromosome 4, drPyrComm1.1, whole genome shotgun sequence harbors:
- the LOC137731326 gene encoding nodulin-related protein 1-like, which encodes MDRLSAAFSSGGYGDKDQEDQYGGERKSATEGRHGSGGYGDKDQEDQYGGERKSATEGRHGSGGYGDKDQEDQYGGERKSTTEGRHGSGGYGDKDQEDQYGGERKSATEGLHGKPGRAAPTTSELMSSAKIVAEAAKSSMNKGGDENIDRARVSEAASNILSGAAHYGKLDEKEGLGSYVGKAEDMLRKYGSGGDGGSGGGGSHNSSESYKSSVGKERKDDDENYPVSGEHETRKKEDEEEEGGSGGVGGYLKVAQGFLKK